A single window of Flavobacteriales bacterium DNA harbors:
- a CDS encoding AAA family ATPase, with translation MDRETLEALEAALDVTPGNTKLRKQTAKGFFNLGEYQKAKEHLKILIQESRDFEARLLLADCYGKLEEFSTAIVICEDLLDQSNDAELLTLYINLLLKDGQQTQAVEQFKRLKQENPEWRNAALEGQLLVKELTGSEYEDEDEYLFMEKPNMSFEDVGGMEDIKDDIRIKIIHPLNNPDLYKAYGKKAGGGILLYGPPGCGKTYLAKATAGEIKSKFISLGLEEVLDMYVGNSERNLHHKFEVARSNNPCVLFFDEIDAMGSKRNDLKQSAGRNLINQFLKELDGVDTNNEGVLILGATNSPWHMDSAFLRPGRFDRIIFVPPPDEEAREKIIQIQLLEKPIEKIDYRKIASKTDGFSGADIQAMVNLTVEDKLRISMKSGKLDLITTNDLLSSAKKVRPSTKEWFNTARNYALYSNASGMYDDILKYLKL, from the coding sequence ATGGACAGAGAAACATTGGAAGCGTTGGAGGCTGCTCTTGACGTGACACCAGGAAATACAAAACTCAGAAAGCAAACCGCTAAAGGCTTTTTCAACCTTGGTGAGTACCAAAAAGCCAAAGAGCATCTTAAAATTCTCATTCAAGAATCAAGAGATTTTGAAGCCCGTTTGCTTTTGGCCGATTGCTACGGTAAGCTTGAAGAGTTCTCAACCGCAATTGTCATTTGCGAAGATCTCCTGGACCAATCGAATGACGCTGAACTTTTAACGTTGTACATCAACCTGTTACTGAAAGATGGACAGCAAACTCAAGCTGTGGAACAGTTCAAACGTCTTAAGCAAGAGAATCCAGAATGGCGAAATGCAGCTCTGGAAGGACAGCTTTTGGTGAAAGAACTTACGGGTAGTGAGTACGAGGATGAGGACGAATACCTCTTTATGGAAAAACCGAACATGTCCTTTGAGGATGTTGGAGGAATGGAGGACATTAAAGATGATATTCGAATCAAGATCATTCACCCACTAAACAACCCCGACCTGTATAAAGCCTATGGCAAAAAAGCTGGTGGGGGAATACTTCTATACGGCCCTCCTGGCTGTGGAAAGACCTATTTGGCCAAGGCCACAGCCGGTGAAATCAAATCAAAGTTCATCTCTCTTGGCCTTGAAGAGGTATTGGACATGTATGTTGGTAATAGTGAACGTAACCTTCATCACAAATTTGAAGTGGCACGAAGCAACAACCCTTGCGTCCTTTTCTTCGATGAGATTGATGCAATGGGCAGCAAGCGTAACGACCTTAAGCAATCCGCAGGAAGGAATCTAATCAATCAATTCCTGAAAGAATTAGACGGAGTTGACACCAACAATGAGGGTGTGCTTATCCTAGGAGCAACCAACTCTCCTTGGCACATGGATTCGGCATTTCTACGCCCTGGAAGATTTGACAGAATCATTTTTGTCCCACCACCAGATGAAGAGGCCCGCGAAAAAATCATTCAGATCCAACTACTGGAAAAACCAATAGAAAAGATCGATTACAGAAAAATTGCCTCAAAAACTGATGGTTTCAGCGGTGCGGATATCCAAGCCATGGTGAATCTAACCGTAGAGGATAAACTGCGGATTTCCATGAAAAGTGGAAAGCTTGATCTTATCACAACAAATGACCTACTATCCTCTGCAAAAAAAGTTCGACCAAGCACAAAGGAATGGTTCAACACGGCAAGGAATTATGCGCTTTACTCCAACGCTTCAGGAATGTATGATGACATCCTGAAATATCTTAAACTCTAA